Proteins from a genomic interval of Toxotes jaculatrix isolate fToxJac2 chromosome 5, fToxJac2.pri, whole genome shotgun sequence:
- the nr2f2 gene encoding COUP transcription factor 2 isoform X3, which yields MHPATDESATYAFAVQRGRVPPTQPHHGQFALTNGDPLHCHSYLSGYISLLLRAEPYPTSRYGSQCMQPNNIMGIENICELAARMLFSAVEWARNIPFFPDLQITDQVALLRLTWSELFVLNAAQCSMPLHVAPLLAAAGLHASPMSADRVVAFMDHIRIFQEQVEKLKALHVDSAEYSCLKAIVLFTTDACGLSDVAHVESLQEKSQCALEEYVRSQYPNQPTRFGKLLLRLPSLRTVSSSVIEQLFFVRLVGKTPIETLIRDMLLSGSSFNWPYMSIQ from the exons ATGCATCCCGCTACGGACGAATCAGCAACATATGCATTTG CCGTGCAAAGGGGACGGGTGCCACCCACACAGCCACACCACGGTCAGTTCGCCTTGACAAATGGAGACCCACTCCACTGCCATTCTTACTTATCCGGATATATCTCTCTTCTGTTGAGAGCGGAGCCCTACCCGACGTCCCGGTATGGCAGTCAGTGCATGCAGCCCAACAACATAATGGGCATCGAGAACATTTGTGAACTAGCAGCCAGGATGCTCTTCAGTGCCGTAGAGTGGGCCAGGAATATTCCCTTCTTTCCAGACCTTCAGATCACAGACCAGGTGGCTCTGCTGAGGTTGACGTGGAGTGAGTTATTTGTGCTCAACGCCGCGCAGTGCTCCATGCCCCTGCATGTGGCTCCTCTCCTGGCGGCGGCTGGCCTTCACGCCTCCCCCATGTCTGCGGACAGAGTGGTGGCCTTTATGGACCACATTAGGATCTTCCAAGAACAAGTGGAAAAGCTCAAAGCTTTGCACGTTGACTCTGCTGAATATAGCTGCTTAAAGGCAATTGTGCTCTTCACCACAG ATGCTTGTGGCCTCTCAGATGTGGCCCATGTGGAAAGTTTGCAGGAGAAGTCCCAGTGCGCCCTGGAGGAATATGTCCGGAGCCAGTATCCCAACCAGCCAACACGGTTTGGGAAGTTGTTACTCCGCTTGCCTTCCCTCCGTACAGTCTCTTCCTCGGTCATAGAACAATTATTTTTCGTCCGATTGGTAGGTAAAACCCCAATTGAAACTCTCATCAGGGATATGTTGCTTTCGGGGAGCAGTTTTAACTGGCCTTACATGTCAATTCAGTAA
- the nr2f2 gene encoding COUP transcription factor 2 isoform X1, whose amino-acid sequence MAMVVWRGSQDDVADTQGTLSSQTQGGLSLPTPQPGQLNLTASQVAPPTPQTPVQGPPNNTQSTPTNQTTQQSEKQPQHIECVVCGDKSSGKHYGQFTCEGCKSFFKRSVRRNLTYTCRANRNCPIDQHHRNQCQYCRLKKCLKVGMRREVSLFTAAVQRGRVPPTQPHHGQFALTNGDPLHCHSYLSGYISLLLRAEPYPTSRYGSQCMQPNNIMGIENICELAARMLFSAVEWARNIPFFPDLQITDQVALLRLTWSELFVLNAAQCSMPLHVAPLLAAAGLHASPMSADRVVAFMDHIRIFQEQVEKLKALHVDSAEYSCLKAIVLFTTDACGLSDVAHVESLQEKSQCALEEYVRSQYPNQPTRFGKLLLRLPSLRTVSSSVIEQLFFVRLVGKTPIETLIRDMLLSGSSFNWPYMSIQ is encoded by the exons ATGGCAATGGTAGTGTGGAGAGGCTCCCAGGACGATGTGGCTGACACCCAAGGCACCCTTTCCTCGCAAACCCAAGGAGGACTATCTCTTCCCACCCCTCAACCAGGCCAGTTGAATCTGACAGCCTCTCAGGTCGCCCCTCCGACCCCTCAGACTCCGGTCCAAGGACCCCCGAACAACACACAGTCCACGCCGACGAACCAGACGACGCAGCAGTCGgagaaacagccacagcacaTTGAATGTGTGGTGTGTGGGGATAAATCTAGTGGCAAACACTATGGCCAGTTTACTTGCGAGGGGTGCAAAAGCTTCTTCAAACGGAGCGTACGACGGAACCTCACTTACACATGCCGTGCCAACAGGAATTGTCCAATCGACCAACACCACCGCAATCAGTGTCAGTACTGCCGCCTCAAAAAATGCCTTAAAGTCGGCATGAGACGGGAAG tttctctttttactgCAGCCGTGCAAAGGGGACGGGTGCCACCCACACAGCCACACCACGGTCAGTTCGCCTTGACAAATGGAGACCCACTCCACTGCCATTCTTACTTATCCGGATATATCTCTCTTCTGTTGAGAGCGGAGCCCTACCCGACGTCCCGGTATGGCAGTCAGTGCATGCAGCCCAACAACATAATGGGCATCGAGAACATTTGTGAACTAGCAGCCAGGATGCTCTTCAGTGCCGTAGAGTGGGCCAGGAATATTCCCTTCTTTCCAGACCTTCAGATCACAGACCAGGTGGCTCTGCTGAGGTTGACGTGGAGTGAGTTATTTGTGCTCAACGCCGCGCAGTGCTCCATGCCCCTGCATGTGGCTCCTCTCCTGGCGGCGGCTGGCCTTCACGCCTCCCCCATGTCTGCGGACAGAGTGGTGGCCTTTATGGACCACATTAGGATCTTCCAAGAACAAGTGGAAAAGCTCAAAGCTTTGCACGTTGACTCTGCTGAATATAGCTGCTTAAAGGCAATTGTGCTCTTCACCACAG ATGCTTGTGGCCTCTCAGATGTGGCCCATGTGGAAAGTTTGCAGGAGAAGTCCCAGTGCGCCCTGGAGGAATATGTCCGGAGCCAGTATCCCAACCAGCCAACACGGTTTGGGAAGTTGTTACTCCGCTTGCCTTCCCTCCGTACAGTCTCTTCCTCGGTCATAGAACAATTATTTTTCGTCCGATTGGTAGGTAAAACCCCAATTGAAACTCTCATCAGGGATATGTTGCTTTCGGGGAGCAGTTTTAACTGGCCTTACATGTCAATTCAGTAA
- the nr2f2 gene encoding COUP transcription factor 2 isoform X2 has protein sequence MAMVVWRGSQDDVADTQGTLSSQTQGGLSLPTPQPGQLNLTASQVAPPTPQTPVQGPPNNTQSTPTNQTTQQSEKQPQHIECVVCGDKSSGKHYGQFTCEGCKSFFKRSVRRNLTYTCRANRNCPIDQHHRNQCQYCRLKKCLKVGMRREAVQRGRVPPTQPHHGQFALTNGDPLHCHSYLSGYISLLLRAEPYPTSRYGSQCMQPNNIMGIENICELAARMLFSAVEWARNIPFFPDLQITDQVALLRLTWSELFVLNAAQCSMPLHVAPLLAAAGLHASPMSADRVVAFMDHIRIFQEQVEKLKALHVDSAEYSCLKAIVLFTTDACGLSDVAHVESLQEKSQCALEEYVRSQYPNQPTRFGKLLLRLPSLRTVSSSVIEQLFFVRLVGKTPIETLIRDMLLSGSSFNWPYMSIQ, from the exons ATGGCAATGGTAGTGTGGAGAGGCTCCCAGGACGATGTGGCTGACACCCAAGGCACCCTTTCCTCGCAAACCCAAGGAGGACTATCTCTTCCCACCCCTCAACCAGGCCAGTTGAATCTGACAGCCTCTCAGGTCGCCCCTCCGACCCCTCAGACTCCGGTCCAAGGACCCCCGAACAACACACAGTCCACGCCGACGAACCAGACGACGCAGCAGTCGgagaaacagccacagcacaTTGAATGTGTGGTGTGTGGGGATAAATCTAGTGGCAAACACTATGGCCAGTTTACTTGCGAGGGGTGCAAAAGCTTCTTCAAACGGAGCGTACGACGGAACCTCACTTACACATGCCGTGCCAACAGGAATTGTCCAATCGACCAACACCACCGCAATCAGTGTCAGTACTGCCGCCTCAAAAAATGCCTTAAAGTCGGCATGAGACGGGAAG CCGTGCAAAGGGGACGGGTGCCACCCACACAGCCACACCACGGTCAGTTCGCCTTGACAAATGGAGACCCACTCCACTGCCATTCTTACTTATCCGGATATATCTCTCTTCTGTTGAGAGCGGAGCCCTACCCGACGTCCCGGTATGGCAGTCAGTGCATGCAGCCCAACAACATAATGGGCATCGAGAACATTTGTGAACTAGCAGCCAGGATGCTCTTCAGTGCCGTAGAGTGGGCCAGGAATATTCCCTTCTTTCCAGACCTTCAGATCACAGACCAGGTGGCTCTGCTGAGGTTGACGTGGAGTGAGTTATTTGTGCTCAACGCCGCGCAGTGCTCCATGCCCCTGCATGTGGCTCCTCTCCTGGCGGCGGCTGGCCTTCACGCCTCCCCCATGTCTGCGGACAGAGTGGTGGCCTTTATGGACCACATTAGGATCTTCCAAGAACAAGTGGAAAAGCTCAAAGCTTTGCACGTTGACTCTGCTGAATATAGCTGCTTAAAGGCAATTGTGCTCTTCACCACAG ATGCTTGTGGCCTCTCAGATGTGGCCCATGTGGAAAGTTTGCAGGAGAAGTCCCAGTGCGCCCTGGAGGAATATGTCCGGAGCCAGTATCCCAACCAGCCAACACGGTTTGGGAAGTTGTTACTCCGCTTGCCTTCCCTCCGTACAGTCTCTTCCTCGGTCATAGAACAATTATTTTTCGTCCGATTGGTAGGTAAAACCCCAATTGAAACTCTCATCAGGGATATGTTGCTTTCGGGGAGCAGTTTTAACTGGCCTTACATGTCAATTCAGTAA